A single Pseudomonas brassicacearum DNA region contains:
- a CDS encoding ABC transporter permease → MIELLQEYWRPFLYSDGVNVTGLAMTLWLLSASLLIGFVVSIPLSIARVSPKVYVRWPVQFYTYLFRGTPLYIQLLICYTGIYSIEAVRAQPILDSFFRDAMNCTILAFALNTCAYTTEIFAGAIRSMNHGEVEAAKAYGLTGWKLYTYVIMPSALRRSLPYYSNEVILMLHSTTVAFTATVPDVLKVARDANSATFLTFQSFGIAALIYLTVTFALVGLFRLAERRWLAFLGPTH, encoded by the coding sequence ATGATCGAACTTCTGCAAGAATACTGGCGACCGTTCCTCTACAGCGATGGCGTCAACGTCACGGGCCTGGCCATGACCCTGTGGCTGCTCAGCGCCTCGCTGCTGATCGGCTTTGTGGTATCCATTCCGCTGTCCATCGCCCGGGTGTCGCCCAAGGTCTACGTCCGCTGGCCGGTGCAGTTCTACACCTACCTGTTCCGTGGCACGCCGCTCTATATCCAGTTGCTGATCTGCTACACCGGCATCTACAGCATCGAGGCGGTGCGCGCCCAACCCATACTCGACAGTTTCTTTCGCGACGCGATGAACTGCACGATCCTGGCCTTCGCCTTGAACACCTGCGCCTACACCACGGAAATTTTCGCCGGGGCGATTCGCAGCATGAACCATGGCGAAGTCGAAGCGGCCAAGGCCTACGGCTTGACCGGTTGGAAGCTGTACACCTACGTGATCATGCCCTCGGCGCTGCGACGCTCGCTGCCGTATTACAGCAACGAAGTCATCTTGATGCTGCACTCGACGACCGTGGCGTTCACCGCTACCGTTCCAGACGTGCTGAAAGTCGCCCGGGACGCCAACTCGGCGACGTTCCTGACGTTTCAGTCGTTCGGGATCGCCGCACTGATCTACCTGACCGTCACCTTTGCACTGGTGGGCCTCTTCCGCCTCGCCGAACGCCGCTGGCTGGCCTTTCTCGGGCCGACCCACTAG
- a CDS encoding cold-shock protein has translation MSNRQTGTVKWFNDEKGFGFITPQSGDDLFVHFKAIQSDGFKSLKEGQQVSFIATRGQKGMQAEEVQVI, from the coding sequence ATGTCTAATCGCCAAACCGGTACCGTTAAGTGGTTCAACGATGAAAAAGGCTTCGGCTTCATCACCCCACAATCCGGTGACGACCTGTTCGTTCACTTCAAAGCTATCCAATCCGACGGCTTCAAAAGCCTGAAAGAAGGCCAACAGGTTTCTTTCATCGCTACCCGCGGTCAGAAAGGCATGCAAGCTGAAGAAGTTCAAGTTATCTAA
- a CDS encoding ABC transporter ATP-binding protein, with protein sequence MYKLTIEGLHKSYGEHKVLRGVSLKAKTGDVISLIGASGSGKSTFLRCINFLEQPNDGAMSLDGQPIQMIKDHHGMHVADADELQRIRTRLAMVFQHFNLWSHMTVLENITMAPRRVLGVSKQEADDRARRYLDKVGLPARVAEQYPAFLSGGQQQRVAIARALAMEPEVMLFDEPTSALDPELVGEVLKVIQGLAEEGRTMIMVTHEMSFARKVSNQVLFLHQGLVEEEGRPEDVLGNPTSERLKQFLSGNLK encoded by the coding sequence ATGTACAAACTGACCATCGAAGGCCTGCACAAAAGCTATGGCGAACATAAAGTACTCAGGGGCGTTTCGCTCAAGGCCAAGACCGGCGACGTCATCAGCCTCATCGGCGCCAGCGGCTCAGGCAAAAGTACCTTTTTGCGCTGCATCAACTTCCTGGAACAACCCAACGACGGCGCCATGAGCCTGGACGGCCAGCCGATCCAGATGATCAAGGACCACCACGGCATGCACGTGGCCGATGCCGACGAACTGCAACGCATCCGCACGCGCCTGGCCATGGTGTTCCAGCATTTCAACCTGTGGAGCCACATGACCGTGCTGGAAAACATCACCATGGCGCCGCGCCGGGTGCTGGGGGTCAGCAAGCAGGAAGCCGACGACCGCGCCCGTCGCTATCTCGACAAGGTCGGCCTGCCGGCACGGGTCGCCGAGCAATACCCGGCGTTTCTCTCCGGCGGCCAGCAACAACGCGTGGCCATTGCCCGCGCCCTGGCGATGGAGCCGGAGGTGATGCTGTTCGACGAACCCACCTCGGCCCTGGACCCGGAGCTGGTGGGCGAAGTGCTGAAGGTGATACAGGGGCTGGCCGAGGAAGGCCGGACCATGATCATGGTGACCCACGAAATGAGCTTCGCTCGCAAAGTCTCGAACCAGGTATTGTTCCTGCACCAGGGCTTGGTGGAAGAAGAAGGCAGGCCGGAAGACGTGCTGGGCAATCCTACGAGTGAACGGCTCAAGCAGTTTCTCAGCGGCAACCTGAAATAA
- the dcd gene encoding dCTP deaminase, producing the protein MSIKSDKWIRRMAQEHGMIEPFVERQMRGEGADRLISFGVSSYGYDVRCADEFKVFTNINSATVDPKNFDEKSFVDVKSDVCIIPPNSFALARTVEYFRIPRNVLTICLGKSTYARCGIIVNVTPLEPEWEGHVTLEFSNTTTLPAKIYANEGVAQMLFLESDEECEVSYKDRGGKYQGQRGVTLPRT; encoded by the coding sequence ATGAGCATCAAATCGGACAAGTGGATTCGCCGCATGGCGCAAGAGCACGGCATGATCGAGCCCTTCGTCGAACGCCAGATGCGTGGCGAAGGCGCCGACCGGCTGATCTCCTTCGGTGTCTCCAGCTACGGCTACGACGTGCGCTGCGCCGACGAATTCAAGGTGTTCACCAATATCAATTCGGCCACCGTCGACCCGAAGAACTTCGACGAGAAGAGCTTCGTCGACGTCAAGAGCGACGTTTGCATCATCCCGCCGAACTCCTTCGCCCTGGCCCGCACTGTCGAGTACTTCCGCATTCCGCGCAATGTACTGACCATCTGCCTGGGCAAGAGCACCTACGCCCGTTGCGGCATCATCGTCAACGTCACGCCGCTGGAACCCGAGTGGGAAGGCCACGTGACCCTGGAATTCTCCAACACCACGACCCTGCCGGCGAAAATCTACGCCAACGAGGGTGTGGCGCAGATGCTGTTCCTGGAATCCGATGAAGAGTGCGAAGTTTCCTACAAGGATCGTGGCGGCAAGTACCAGGGCCAGCGCGGTGTAACGCTACCGCGCACCTGA
- a CDS encoding ABC transporter permease, with protein sequence MFEQLLQNLGLSAFSLQGFGPLLMQGTWMTIKLSALSLLLSVLLGLLGASAKLSSVKLLRIPAQLYTTLIRGVPDLVLMLLIFYSLQTWLTSFTDFMEWEYIEINPFGAGVITLGFIYGAYFTETFRGAILAVPRGQVEAATAYGLKRGQRFRFVVFPQMMRFALPGIGNNWMVMLKATALVSIIGLADLVKAAQDAGKSTYQLFYFLVLAALIYLLITSASNIILRWLERRYAAGAREAVR encoded by the coding sequence ATGTTCGAACAACTCCTACAAAATCTGGGGCTCTCCGCCTTCAGCCTGCAGGGCTTTGGCCCGCTGCTGATGCAAGGCACCTGGATGACCATCAAGCTGTCGGCCCTGTCCCTGTTGTTGAGCGTCTTGCTCGGCCTGTTGGGCGCCAGCGCCAAGCTGTCCAGCGTCAAGCTGCTACGAATCCCTGCCCAGCTCTACACCACGCTGATCCGCGGCGTGCCCGACCTGGTGCTGATGCTGCTGATCTTCTACAGCCTGCAAACCTGGCTGACCTCGTTTACCGACTTCATGGAATGGGAATACATCGAGATCAACCCATTCGGCGCCGGGGTGATCACCCTGGGCTTCATCTATGGCGCGTACTTCACCGAAACCTTTCGCGGCGCGATCCTCGCGGTTCCCCGGGGCCAGGTCGAAGCCGCCACGGCCTATGGCCTCAAGCGTGGCCAGCGCTTCCGCTTCGTGGTGTTTCCACAAATGATGCGCTTTGCCCTGCCGGGTATCGGCAACAACTGGATGGTGATGCTCAAGGCCACCGCGCTGGTGTCGATCATCGGCCTGGCCGACCTGGTCAAGGCAGCCCAGGATGCGGGCAAGAGCACCTACCAGCTGTTTTACTTCCTGGTGCTGGCGGCATTGATCTATCTGCTGATCACCAGCGCCTCCAATATCATCCTGCGCTGGCTTGAACGCCGGTACGCCGCCGGAGCACGGGAGGCGGTGCGATGA
- a CDS encoding ligase-associated DNA damage response DEXH box helicase — translation MATSNNFAKQWFDARGWKPFAFQKQVWAAVKRGESGLLHASTGAGKTYAVWFAALNRFARPAPAPDKPRKRKPSAEPLTVLWITPMRALAADTGKALEAPLTDLHLPWSVGLRTGDTSASERARQGRRLPTALITTPESLTLILARADAHTAVSTLRMVVVDEWHELLGNKRGVQLQLALARLRHWHPDLIVWGVSATLGNQAHAEQVLIPQGDGISVQGADGKALRVDTLLPPALERFPWAGHIGLKMLPQVVAEIDASSSCLVFTNTRAQSEIWYQALLEARPDWAGLIALHHSSLSRDTRDWVEQALKNGQLKAVVCTSSLDLGVDFLPVERVLQIGSAKGVARLMQRAGRSGHAPGRASRVTLVPTHSLELVEAAAAQDAVAQRRIEPRESPHKPLDVLVQHLVSMALGGGFVPEQLFEQVRSAWAYRDLNPAEWAWALAFVRHGGLSLTAYPDYRRVEPDEHGIWRVPDARLARRHRMSIGTIVSDASLQLKFWSKGGGGKTLGSVEEGFIARLRPGDGFLFAGRLLELVRVEDMTAYVRRSQAKKAAVPRWNGGRMPLSSELAAAVVARLSEAAAGHFEGPEMHAVHPLLSTQQRWSGLPTQNTLLAEALKSREGWHLFLYPFAGRQVHLGLASLLAWRVSRQQPLTFSIAVNDYGLELLSATAVDWSQYLTPGLLSVDHLLTDVLASLNAGELALRRFREIARIAGLVFAGYPGAPKSTRQVQASSGLFFQVFKQYDADNLLLAQAGEEVLREELDIRRLEQTLQRLNTLKLDLHMIKRPTPLGFPLLVERFRESMSSEKLADRIRRMVSELEKTADRGDA, via the coding sequence ATGGCGACATCCAACAATTTCGCGAAACAGTGGTTCGATGCCCGCGGCTGGAAGCCGTTCGCCTTTCAGAAGCAAGTATGGGCCGCGGTCAAGCGAGGGGAGTCCGGGCTGTTGCATGCCAGTACCGGTGCCGGCAAGACCTACGCCGTCTGGTTTGCCGCCCTCAACCGTTTCGCCCGGCCAGCACCGGCGCCGGATAAACCGCGCAAACGCAAGCCGTCGGCCGAACCGCTGACCGTCCTGTGGATCACGCCGATGCGCGCACTGGCTGCAGACACCGGCAAAGCCCTCGAAGCGCCCCTGACAGACCTGCACCTGCCGTGGAGCGTCGGCCTGCGCACCGGCGATACCAGCGCCAGCGAACGCGCCCGCCAGGGCCGACGCCTGCCTACTGCGCTGATCACCACCCCCGAAAGCCTGACCCTGATCCTCGCCCGGGCCGATGCGCACACCGCCGTCTCGACCCTGCGCATGGTCGTGGTGGATGAATGGCACGAGTTACTCGGCAACAAACGTGGCGTGCAATTGCAACTGGCCCTGGCGCGCTTGCGGCACTGGCATCCCGACCTCATCGTCTGGGGCGTGTCCGCGACCCTGGGCAACCAGGCCCACGCCGAGCAGGTATTGATCCCGCAAGGCGACGGGATCAGCGTGCAGGGGGCCGATGGCAAGGCACTGCGGGTCGACACGCTATTACCCCCGGCCCTTGAACGTTTCCCATGGGCCGGGCACATCGGCCTGAAGATGTTGCCCCAGGTCGTTGCCGAAATCGACGCCAGCAGCAGTTGCCTGGTGTTCACCAATACCCGGGCACAATCGGAAATCTGGTATCAGGCGCTTCTTGAGGCAAGGCCCGATTGGGCCGGGCTGATCGCCCTGCACCATAGCTCGCTCTCGCGTGACACCCGGGATTGGGTGGAACAGGCATTGAAGAACGGCCAGCTCAAAGCGGTGGTCTGCACGTCCAGCCTGGACCTGGGGGTGGATTTCCTGCCGGTGGAGCGAGTGCTGCAGATCGGCTCGGCCAAGGGCGTAGCACGGCTGATGCAACGCGCCGGGCGCTCCGGCCACGCACCGGGCCGGGCCTCGCGGGTGACGCTGGTGCCGACCCACAGCCTGGAGTTGGTCGAGGCTGCCGCCGCGCAGGACGCCGTGGCCCAACGGCGCATCGAACCGCGCGAATCGCCCCACAAGCCGCTGGATGTCCTGGTGCAGCACTTGGTGAGCATGGCCCTGGGTGGCGGCTTCGTTCCCGAGCAACTGTTCGAGCAAGTGCGCAGTGCCTGGGCCTACCGCGACCTCAACCCGGCCGAATGGGCCTGGGCCCTGGCTTTTGTGCGCCATGGCGGCCTGTCATTGACCGCCTACCCCGATTACCGACGCGTCGAACCGGACGAACACGGGATCTGGCGAGTGCCTGACGCACGCTTGGCCCGGCGTCACCGCATGAGCATCGGCACCATCGTCAGCGATGCCAGCCTGCAATTGAAGTTCTGGAGCAAGGGCGGCGGCGGCAAGACCCTGGGCAGCGTAGAGGAAGGCTTCATCGCCCGCCTGCGTCCCGGTGACGGTTTCCTGTTCGCCGGGCGGTTGCTGGAATTGGTCCGGGTCGAAGACATGACCGCCTACGTGCGACGCAGCCAGGCCAAGAAGGCCGCTGTGCCGCGCTGGAACGGCGGACGCATGCCGCTCTCCAGCGAACTGGCCGCCGCCGTCGTGGCCCGTTTGAGCGAAGCCGCCGCGGGCCACTTCGAGGGCCCGGAGATGCACGCTGTCCACCCCCTGCTGTCTACCCAACAACGCTGGTCCGGTTTGCCCACGCAAAACACATTGCTGGCCGAAGCCCTCAAGTCCCGGGAAGGTTGGCACCTATTCCTCTACCCGTTTGCCGGACGCCAGGTTCATCTGGGCCTGGCCAGCCTGCTGGCTTGGCGTGTCAGCCGGCAACAGCCGCTGACGTTTTCCATTGCGGTCAACGACTACGGCCTGGAACTGCTCAGTGCCACGGCAGTGGACTGGTCGCAATACCTGACCCCGGGCCTGCTGAGCGTCGATCACCTGCTGACCGACGTGCTCGCGAGCCTGAACGCCGGGGAATTGGCCCTCAGGCGCTTTCGCGAAATCGCCCGGATCGCCGGGCTGGTCTTCGCCGGCTATCCCGGTGCGCCGAAAAGCACCCGGCAAGTACAGGCGTCCAGCGGGTTGTTCTTCCAGGTGTTCAAGCAATACGACGCCGACAATCTCTTGCTGGCCCAGGCCGGGGAGGAAGTCTTGCGTGAAGAATTGGATATCCGTCGACTGGAGCAGACCTTGCAACGTCTCAATACCCTGAAACTGGACCTGCACATGATCAAGCGCCCCACCCCGCTCGGGTTTCCGCTGCTGGTGGAGCGGTTCCGGGAAAGCATGAGCTCGGAAAAGCTCGCCGACCGCATCCGACGGATGGTCAGCGAACTGGAAAAAACTGCCGATCGCGGTGACGCCTGA
- the pdeM gene encoding ligase-associated DNA damage response endonuclease PdeM, whose product MPAPYPVSLAGEELWLLPEKALYWPAQETLMVADVHFGKAAAYRSLGQPVPHGTTASNIAVLDALLESLPCRQLIFLGDFLHGPGSHAPGTLRALSDWRERHSLLAMTLIRGNHDKRAGDPPPALNIRVVPEPLLLGPFAVQHEPAPHPSRHVLAGHVHPVYHLSGKGRQHLRLACFRLGSDISLLPAFGAFTGGYRVGQDNDCKIFVIGDNEVWPVS is encoded by the coding sequence ATGCCAGCGCCTTATCCCGTCAGCCTGGCCGGCGAAGAACTCTGGTTGCTCCCGGAAAAAGCCTTGTACTGGCCCGCCCAGGAAACCCTGATGGTGGCCGATGTTCATTTCGGCAAGGCCGCCGCCTACCGCAGCCTCGGGCAACCGGTGCCCCACGGCACCACCGCCAGCAACATCGCCGTACTGGATGCATTATTGGAAAGCCTGCCGTGCCGACAGTTGATTTTTCTCGGGGATTTTCTCCACGGCCCCGGTTCTCATGCGCCCGGCACCTTGCGGGCACTTTCCGATTGGCGTGAGCGACATTCGCTCCTGGCCATGACGCTGATTCGTGGCAACCACGACAAACGCGCCGGTGACCCACCGCCAGCGCTGAACATTCGCGTCGTACCGGAGCCGTTGCTTCTGGGCCCTTTCGCCGTGCAACACGAGCCTGCCCCACATCCCAGCCGCCATGTGTTGGCCGGTCACGTGCACCCGGTCTATCACCTGAGCGGCAAGGGCCGGCAACACCTGCGCCTGGCTTGCTTCCGGCTGGGCAGTGACATCAGCCTGCTACCGGCCTTCGGTGCGTTCACGGGCGGCTACCGGGTCGGGCAGGACAACGATTGCAAAATTTTTGTCATCGGCGATAACGAAGTATGGCCCGTCAGTTGA
- a CDS encoding succinylglutamate desuccinylase/aspartoacylase family protein, with translation MRHQIHDLRSPVPGTARKIHSFHFGPENAVGKIYIQSSLHADELPGMLVAWHLKQRLAELEASGRLRHEIVLVPVANPIGLEQVLMDVPLGRYETESGQNFNRRFLDLSEEIGNEIQDLLTDDPQHNLMLIRTSLRDALARQTPGTQLQSLRLALQRLACDADMVLDLHCDFEAVAHLYTTPEAWPQVEPLARYIGAGASLLATDSGGQSFDECFTLLWWQLKERFGDRFEIPLGSFSVTVELRGQGDVNHGLASLDCQALINYLIRFGAIDGEPMPMPKLPYPATPLAAVEPVTTPVGGLLVFSALPGEYLEAGQLIAEVIDPVNDTVTPVHCRNAGLLYARSLRRMATAGMVIAHVAGTEAYRSGYLLSP, from the coding sequence ATGCGCCACCAGATCCATGACCTGCGGTCCCCGGTACCGGGGACCGCACGCAAGATTCACAGCTTCCACTTCGGCCCGGAAAACGCCGTTGGCAAAATCTATATCCAGTCGTCCCTGCACGCCGATGAACTGCCCGGCATGCTGGTCGCCTGGCACCTCAAGCAGCGCCTGGCCGAACTCGAAGCGTCGGGCCGCCTGCGGCACGAGATCGTACTGGTGCCCGTCGCCAATCCTATCGGCCTCGAACAAGTGCTGATGGACGTGCCCCTGGGTCGCTACGAAACCGAGAGCGGGCAGAACTTCAACCGCCGCTTCCTCGACCTGAGCGAAGAGATCGGCAACGAAATCCAGGACCTGCTCACCGACGATCCGCAGCACAACCTGATGCTGATCCGCACCAGCCTGCGCGACGCCCTTGCCCGGCAGACCCCAGGCACGCAATTGCAATCCCTGCGCCTGGCCCTGCAACGGCTGGCCTGCGACGCCGACATGGTGCTGGACCTGCATTGCGACTTCGAAGCCGTCGCCCACCTCTACACCACACCCGAAGCCTGGCCGCAGGTCGAACCGCTGGCACGCTACATCGGTGCCGGAGCCAGCCTGCTGGCGACCGATTCGGGCGGCCAGTCGTTCGACGAATGCTTCACCCTGCTCTGGTGGCAACTCAAGGAACGCTTCGGCGACCGCTTCGAGATTCCCCTGGGCAGCTTTTCGGTCACCGTGGAATTGCGTGGCCAGGGTGACGTCAACCACGGGCTGGCGAGCCTCGACTGCCAAGCCTTGATCAACTACCTGATCCGCTTCGGCGCCATCGACGGCGAACCGATGCCAATGCCCAAGCTGCCCTACCCGGCCACGCCACTGGCCGCTGTCGAGCCGGTGACCACGCCCGTGGGTGGGCTGCTGGTCTTCAGCGCCCTGCCCGGCGAATACCTGGAGGCGGGGCAACTGATCGCAGAAGTCATCGACCCGGTCAACGACACCGTCACCCCTGTTCATTGCCGTAACGCCGGGCTGCTATACGCCCGTTCGCTGCGCCGCATGGCCACGGCCGGCATGGTGATCGCCCATGTCGCCGGCACCGAAGCCTATCGCAGCGGCTACCTACTTTCGCCTTGA
- a CDS encoding DUF481 domain-containing protein: MLSRTLLCLAVASASMPLLADTVWLKNGDKLSGKITVFDGGKLLIQTDYAGAIPIDWKQVKTLESDQQLLVKQDAYTGEKAKALQAAEDGKVTLANGDAPKTVELASIQQILKPKPVVEDLVWKGNIDAALDYQRAEKDTDDYDVDFKTSARHGRWRHTAEGEYNREFQDDVVSTDNWRLEYSLDRFLTDKWFWQGRLNYKRDKVEDLARQRVVGTGPGYQFWDDELGAFSLGSLLNRTDYEYRDGGKDNFYSVAMKWDYNRYLIGKRVEFFTNGEVGKPLSGVAEYAYDAEMGLRYKVTDWASLNLKAEKDVIEGTEDSDLSKTRYTAGFGVTW, encoded by the coding sequence ATGTTGTCTAGAACCCTGCTTTGCCTGGCTGTTGCCAGTGCCTCCATGCCCTTGCTTGCCGACACAGTCTGGTTGAAGAATGGGGACAAACTCAGTGGCAAGATTACCGTTTTCGATGGCGGCAAGTTACTGATCCAGACCGACTACGCCGGTGCGATTCCCATCGACTGGAAGCAGGTCAAGACCCTGGAGAGTGACCAGCAGCTCTTGGTCAAGCAGGACGCCTATACCGGTGAGAAAGCCAAGGCGCTGCAGGCGGCCGAGGATGGCAAGGTCACCTTGGCCAACGGTGATGCGCCCAAGACCGTTGAGCTGGCCAGTATCCAGCAGATCCTCAAGCCCAAGCCGGTGGTCGAGGACTTGGTGTGGAAGGGCAACATCGATGCCGCGCTGGATTACCAGCGTGCGGAAAAAGACACCGACGATTACGACGTCGACTTCAAGACCTCGGCACGTCATGGCAGATGGCGGCACACTGCCGAAGGCGAATACAACCGTGAATTCCAGGATGACGTGGTTTCCACCGATAACTGGCGCCTGGAATATTCCCTCGACCGGTTCTTGACGGACAAATGGTTCTGGCAAGGCCGCCTGAATTACAAGCGTGACAAAGTCGAAGATCTGGCGCGCCAGCGTGTGGTCGGTACCGGTCCGGGTTATCAGTTCTGGGATGATGAGCTGGGCGCGTTCTCGCTGGGTTCGCTGTTGAACCGCACCGATTATGAATACCGCGACGGCGGCAAGGACAACTTCTACTCCGTCGCCATGAAGTGGGACTACAACCGCTACCTGATTGGCAAGCGCGTCGAGTTCTTCACCAACGGCGAAGTGGGCAAGCCGCTGTCCGGCGTGGCGGAGTACGCCTATGACGCCGAAATGGGGCTGCGCTACAAGGTCACCGACTGGGCCTCGCTCAACCTCAAGGCCGAGAAGGATGTCATCGAGGGCACCGAAGACAGCGACTTGAGCAAGACGCGCTACACGGCTGGGTTTGGCGTGACCTGGTAA
- a CDS encoding toxin-antitoxin system YwqK family antitoxin, with protein MQFISWKALHAALLVFAPPLNAESRPDHPSVITAMNPRATYLAKGPEVNGHSAIQLRAAARLTLSTPHSCGSNEVYLTPESIGVPDESFRRALGEVQDLIDQKIPLLLTLSNCERKRAFLEKVRPCTPEECGELTATLVDGKLFLDKDYKPTGKSLAAYYLEMPMPYDSKRQAWRAKVFYVNSRALRYDYFVNAEDFASSRPVFEAKAYYPNGQLHHLYQNDGDGLRQGESLTYSQDGVIIQRQNHLNNELDGWQTTYHDNGNIAESFKWHQGTLEDGEYLEYGENQRVIGRTSYKAGVWDGPALAYYPNGKLRSRTFFVRGKAQGFSPIYFENGALQLSRNLLNGKPDGWVVEYFPNGKTKRKESHQRGTQRSYALWNEQGTQTIEWQWDEYKREQGDFKQWHENGQLKEHKIYKDGQLQSHVKNWAKNGQLRSSIHYRDNKRHGTSQYWTDDGKLVEDCKYTDGVREQECQRGQRPSPTN; from the coding sequence ATGCAGTTCATTTCCTGGAAGGCGCTCCACGCAGCACTACTCGTTTTTGCCCCTCCCCTCAATGCAGAATCACGACCTGATCACCCTTCGGTCATAACAGCGATGAATCCTCGCGCCACGTACCTGGCGAAAGGTCCAGAGGTTAACGGCCACTCCGCAATACAGTTAAGAGCCGCAGCACGCCTGACCCTCTCTACACCTCACTCCTGCGGGAGCAACGAGGTTTACCTCACCCCTGAATCCATAGGGGTGCCAGATGAATCGTTTCGGCGAGCACTTGGCGAAGTTCAGGATCTGATAGACCAGAAAATCCCTCTTCTCTTGACGCTTTCAAACTGCGAACGCAAACGCGCTTTTCTTGAAAAAGTCCGCCCCTGTACCCCCGAAGAATGCGGCGAGTTGACCGCTACGCTGGTCGACGGAAAACTTTTTCTGGACAAGGACTATAAACCAACGGGAAAAAGTCTCGCGGCTTATTACCTGGAAATGCCTATGCCTTACGACAGCAAACGCCAGGCATGGCGGGCGAAAGTTTTTTACGTCAACTCCCGAGCTCTGCGCTACGACTACTTCGTAAATGCGGAAGATTTCGCTTCAAGCCGCCCCGTATTCGAAGCCAAAGCCTATTATCCAAACGGGCAGCTACACCATCTCTACCAAAATGATGGGGATGGCCTACGCCAGGGAGAGTCGCTGACCTACTCCCAAGATGGCGTGATCATCCAGCGACAAAATCACCTGAACAATGAGCTGGACGGTTGGCAAACCACCTATCACGACAACGGCAACATCGCTGAATCCTTCAAGTGGCATCAAGGCACGCTGGAGGACGGTGAGTATCTTGAATATGGCGAAAACCAAAGGGTGATTGGCCGAACCAGCTATAAGGCTGGCGTGTGGGACGGGCCTGCCCTGGCTTACTACCCGAACGGTAAGCTAAGAAGCCGCACATTCTTCGTTCGTGGCAAAGCTCAAGGCTTCAGCCCCATCTATTTTGAAAATGGCGCGCTCCAGCTGTCTCGGAACTTGCTCAACGGTAAGCCTGATGGCTGGGTGGTCGAATACTTTCCCAATGGCAAGACCAAAAGAAAGGAGTCCCATCAGCGCGGGACTCAGCGCAGCTACGCTCTCTGGAACGAGCAGGGTACCCAAACAATCGAATGGCAGTGGGACGAATATAAGCGCGAGCAGGGAGATTTCAAGCAATGGCATGAAAATGGCCAACTCAAGGAGCACAAAATTTACAAAGATGGGCAGCTTCAGAGTCACGTCAAAAACTGGGCGAAAAACGGTCAGCTGCGCTCATCCATTCACTATCGGGATAACAAACGCCACGGCACCAGCCAATACTGGACTGACGATGGAAAGCTAGTGGAAGACTGCAAATACACCGATGGTGTACGCGAGCAGGAATGTCAACGCGGACAAAGACCCAGCCCGACTAACTGA
- a CDS encoding transporter substrate-binding domain-containing protein, whose translation MKKALLTLSALALCMAAGVATAKEYKELRFGVDPSYAPFESKAADGSLVGFDIDLGNAICAELKVKCRWVESDFDGMIPGLKANKFDGVISSMTVTPAREKAIDFSSELFSGPTAYVFKKGSGLSEDVASLKGKTVGYEQGTIQEAYAKAVLDKAGVKTQAYQNQDQVYADLTSGRLDAAIQDMLQAELGFLKSPKGEGYEVSKPVDSELLPSKTAIGIKKGNKELKALLDKGIKALHDDGKYAEIQKKHFGDLNLYSGK comes from the coding sequence ATGAAAAAAGCACTGCTGACCCTTTCTGCACTGGCGTTGTGCATGGCTGCTGGCGTCGCCACGGCCAAGGAATACAAGGAACTGCGTTTTGGTGTCGACCCGTCCTACGCCCCGTTTGAATCCAAGGCCGCCGATGGCAGCCTGGTCGGTTTCGACATCGACCTGGGCAATGCGATCTGCGCGGAACTGAAAGTTAAATGCAGGTGGGTCGAAAGCGATTTCGACGGCATGATCCCGGGCCTCAAGGCTAATAAGTTCGACGGCGTGATCTCCTCCATGACCGTGACCCCGGCCCGCGAAAAAGCCATCGACTTCTCCAGCGAGCTGTTCTCCGGCCCAACGGCCTATGTCTTCAAGAAGGGCTCGGGCCTGAGCGAAGACGTTGCTTCGCTCAAAGGCAAGACCGTCGGCTACGAGCAAGGCACCATCCAGGAAGCCTACGCCAAGGCCGTGCTGGACAAGGCCGGCGTCAAGACCCAGGCCTACCAGAACCAGGACCAGGTTTATGCCGACCTGACCTCCGGCCGCCTCGATGCCGCGATCCAGGACATGCTCCAGGCAGAGCTGGGCTTCCTGAAGTCGCCAAAAGGCGAAGGCTACGAAGTCAGCAAACCGGTGGACAGCGAACTGCTGCCATCCAAGACTGCGATCGGTATCAAGAAAGGTAACAAAGAGCTGAAGGCACTTTTGGATAAAGGTATCAAAGCGTTACACGACGACGGCAAGTACGCCGAAATCCAGAAAAAACACTTTGGCGATCTGAATCTGTACAGCGGCAAATAA